One genomic segment of Ignavibacteriota bacterium includes these proteins:
- the flgG gene encoding flagellar basal-body rod protein FlgG: MPTRALKSAASGMYAQEINIQVISNNIANMNTTSFKKNRAEFKDLIYQEISANPQNTVIPGSVENSNTKIQVGSGVKPSSTQKLFVQGDLQQTGQQFDVGINGDGFFQVRKSDGTFSYTRDGSFKISSEGSMVTADGYVLEPGFTLNEDVRSISISRDGIISSTEVGGDTIELGTIELAKFVNPGGLQAIGDNLYNETEASGSPILGQAGQEGFGELNQGFLESSNVDIVEEMISMISAQRSYEINSKTVKTVEEMMSIANNLKR, from the coding sequence TAAACATTCAAGTTATATCCAATAATATAGCCAACATGAACACCACGAGTTTCAAAAAAAACCGTGCTGAATTTAAGGATTTAATTTATCAAGAAATTTCTGCAAATCCGCAAAACACTGTTATTCCCGGATCGGTGGAAAATTCAAATACAAAAATTCAAGTCGGCAGTGGAGTAAAGCCATCTTCAACTCAAAAACTTTTTGTGCAGGGTGATTTACAGCAAACAGGACAACAATTTGATGTTGGAATAAATGGAGACGGATTTTTCCAAGTTAGAAAAAGTGACGGAACATTTTCTTATACACGCGATGGATCATTTAAAATATCTTCTGAAGGCTCAATGGTTACAGCGGATGGTTATGTTTTAGAACCCGGATTTACATTGAATGAAGATGTAAGAAGCATAAGTATTTCAAGAGATGGAATTATTTCTTCCACTGAAGTTGGCGGCGATACTATTGAATTAGGAACAATTGAACTCGCAAAATTTGTAAATCCAGGAGGTCTGCAAGCAATTGGTGATAACTTATATAACGAAACCGAAGCTTCCGGCTCGCCTATACTTGGTCAAGCCGGACAAGAAGGTTTTGGTGAATTGAATCAAGGTTTTTTAGAATCATCCAATGTTGATATTGTAGAGGAAATGATCTCAATGATTTCTGCACAAAGATCTTACGAAATAAATTCTAAAACTGTTAAAACTGTTGAAGAAATGATGTCAATTGCAAATAATTTAAAACGATAA